The following coding sequences lie in one bacterium genomic window:
- the rplB gene encoding 50S ribosomal protein L2 produces MGIRKYKPTTPSRRFMTVSTFEEVTKKRPEKSLVSPLKKTGGRNNRGRLTSRHRGGGHKRLYRHVDFKREKLGVPARVEAIEYDPNRSSRIALVVYADGEKRYIIAPQGLNVGDSLMSGPDAEIRVGNRLPLSAIPMGTPVYNIEVRPGAGGAMVRSAGTTAQFMAKEGRYAHIKLPSGEVRRVLQGCAATIGQVGNPEHSSLSDGKAGRSRWRGRRPKVRGVAMNPVDHPMGGGEGRTSGGRHPVSPWGKPAKGGKTRSRSKSTKHVVKSRKKK; encoded by the coding sequence ATGGGCATCAGAAAGTATAAACCGACGACGCCGAGCCGCAGGTTCATGACGGTCTCGACCTTCGAAGAGGTCACCAAGAAACGGCCCGAGAAGTCGCTGGTGAGCCCCCTGAAGAAGACGGGCGGACGCAACAACCGCGGCCGCCTGACCTCGCGCCACCGCGGGGGGGGGCATAAACGGCTCTACCGCCACGTCGATTTCAAGCGCGAAAAGCTGGGGGTGCCGGCCCGGGTCGAGGCCATCGAGTACGATCCCAACCGTTCTTCCCGAATCGCGCTCGTGGTATACGCCGACGGGGAGAAACGCTACATCATCGCTCCCCAGGGCCTCAACGTGGGAGACAGTCTCATGTCCGGACCCGACGCCGAAATCCGCGTCGGCAACCGCCTCCCCCTCTCCGCCATCCCCATGGGGACCCCGGTCTACAATATCGAAGTCAGGCCGGGGGCGGGAGGAGCCATGGTGCGCAGCGCCGGTACCACCGCCCAGTTCATGGCCAAGGAAGGCCGCTACGCGCATATCAAACTGCCCTCCGGAGAAGTCCGCCGGGTGCTCCAGGGGTGCGCCGCGACCATAGGCCAGGTGGGCAACCCCGAACACAGCTCGCTTTCCGACGGGAAAGCCGGACGGTCCCGTTGGCGGGGACGCCGGCCGAAAGTCCGGGGCGTGGCCATGAATCCGGTCGATCATCCCATGGGCGGCGGCGAAGGGCGCACCTCGGGCGGTCGCCATCCGGTTTCTCCCTGGGGGAAGCCGGCCAAGGGAGGGAAGACCCGGAGCCGGAGCAAATCGACCAAGCACGTGGTCAAGAGCAGGAAGAAGAAATAG
- the rplW gene encoding 50S ribosomal protein L23 has product MRETEARKIVIGPVITEKGTRVQDKHNQFLFRVAADANKIQIRRAVELLFKVGVVDVRTITVHGKLRRIGRVEGRKPSWKKAIVSLKEGDTISFV; this is encoded by the coding sequence GTGAGAGAAACCGAAGCCAGGAAGATCGTCATCGGCCCGGTCATCACCGAGAAGGGGACCAGGGTGCAGGATAAGCACAACCAGTTCCTGTTCCGGGTGGCGGCCGACGCCAACAAGATCCAGATCCGCCGCGCCGTGGAACTGCTCTTCAAGGTGGGAGTGGTCGACGTCCGCACCATCACCGTGCACGGAAAGCTTCGACGGATCGGCCGGGTGGAAGGCCGCAAACCCAGTTGGAAGAAAGCGATCGTGTCCCTCAAGGAAGGCGACACGATTTCGTTCGTATAA
- the rplD gene encoding 50S ribosomal protein L4 produces MPTLEVKNTSGETVDRIEIPETLVQPAASNDMVAEVVRMHQARARRGTASTRTRGDVAGSGRKPWRQKGTGRARSGDRNSPIWRGGGTVFGPHPRDYSYSVPKKVKRKALKSVLAMRFFQGRVTVLDGLALEEPKTSVLAGILEKVGAGSDVLVVTPVRDRNVHLAARNLPAVSVSGIRELNTLAVLSHRNLVVTREALEHLQEWMGKIA; encoded by the coding sequence ATGCCGACACTCGAGGTAAAAAACACGAGCGGGGAGACCGTCGATCGGATCGAAATCCCCGAGACTCTGGTGCAGCCGGCGGCCAGCAACGATATGGTCGCCGAGGTGGTGAGAATGCACCAGGCCCGCGCCCGGCGCGGCACCGCTTCCACGCGCACCCGCGGCGACGTCGCCGGCTCGGGACGCAAGCCCTGGCGGCAGAAGGGCACCGGCCGCGCCCGCTCCGGAGATCGGAACAGCCCGATCTGGAGGGGCGGGGGCACGGTCTTCGGCCCGCATCCTCGGGACTACTCCTACTCCGTCCCCAAAAAGGTGAAGCGCAAGGCACTCAAGTCGGTGCTGGCCATGCGCTTCTTTCAGGGCCGGGTCACGGTTCTGGACGGACTGGCCCTGGAGGAGCCGAAGACCTCGGTTCTAGCCGGGATACTGGAAAAGGTCGGGGCGGGGTCCGACGTCCTGGTCGTTACCCCCGTCCGGGACCGCAACGTCCACCTTGCCGCCCGCAATCTCCCCGCGGTCTCGGTTTCGGGGATCAGGGAACTCAACACCCTGGCGGTTCTTTCCCACCGTAATCTGGTGGTGACGCGGGAGGCGCTCGAGCACCTGCAGGAATGGATGGGAAAGATAGCGTGA
- the rplC gene encoding 50S ribosomal protein L3 has translation MAGLLGRKIGMTQVFGENGEMVPVTVIEAGPCTVLEVDGERNELLMGFGEVKPGKLKKPRRGYFEKKDLPPRRHLKKFSFAGAGEYRPGQEILVDIFKPGDFLDVTGTTKGRGYSGTVRRWNASRWPMTHGHPEHRRTGSIGSSATPGRVVKGKKMPGHYGCARQTVQNLKVVEVRPEENLLLVKGAVPGSAAGLLVIRRALKKTAPAQ, from the coding sequence ATGGCCGGTTTGTTGGGCAGAAAAATAGGCATGACGCAGGTCTTCGGCGAAAACGGCGAGATGGTCCCGGTAACGGTGATCGAAGCCGGTCCCTGCACGGTCCTGGAAGTCGACGGGGAGAGGAACGAACTCCTGATGGGTTTCGGGGAAGTCAAACCCGGCAAGTTGAAGAAGCCGCGCCGGGGTTATTTCGAGAAGAAAGACCTTCCTCCCCGCCGCCATCTGAAGAAGTTCTCCTTCGCCGGCGCCGGCGAATACCGGCCCGGACAGGAGATCCTGGTCGATATTTTCAAGCCCGGGGACTTTCTCGACGTCACCGGGACCACCAAGGGGCGCGGCTATTCCGGCACCGTCCGGCGCTGGAACGCCAGCCGCTGGCCCATGACTCACGGCCACCCCGAGCACCGGCGCACCGGTTCCATCGGCTCCTCGGCCACTCCGGGACGGGTGGTCAAAGGCAAGAAGATGCCGGGTCATTACGGGTGCGCGCGGCAGACCGTGCAGAACCTGAAGGTGGTCGAGGTGAGGCCGGAAGAGAACCTTCTCCTGGTCAAGGGAGCGGTTCCCGGGTCGGCCGCGGGCCTGCTTGTCATCCGTCGGGCGCTTAAGAAAACGGCGCCGGCGCAATAA
- the rpsJ gene encoding 30S ribosomal protein S10, whose translation MQGQKIRIRLKGYDYRLLDQSTGEIVETARRTGAKVVGPVPLPTRKEKYTVLKSPHVDKKSREQFEIRTFKRLLDIIDPTAKTVDELKKLELPAGIEIKLEA comes from the coding sequence GTGCAAGGGCAGAAAATCAGAATCAGGCTCAAGGGTTATGACTACCGCCTGCTCGACCAGTCGACGGGAGAGATAGTCGAGACCGCGAGGAGAACCGGGGCGAAGGTGGTGGGGCCGGTCCCTCTGCCGACGCGGAAAGAAAAATATACGGTGCTCAAGTCGCCGCACGTCGACAAGAAATCCCGGGAACAGTTCGAGATCCGGACCTTTAAGCGGCTTCTCGACATCATCGATCCCACCGCCAAGACGGTCGACGAGCTCAAGAAGCTCGAACTGCCGGCCGGGATAGAAATCAAACTCGAGGCCTGA
- the tuf gene encoding elongation factor Tu, producing the protein MAKEKFERTKPHVNIGTIGHVDHGKTTLTAAITKVLATKGGAEFRSFDSIDNAPEEKARGITIATAHVEYQTPARHYAHVDCPGHADYIKNMITGAAQMDGAILVVSAADGPMPQTREHILLARQVGVPAIVVFLNKVDMLDDPELLELVEMEVRELLSKYEFPGDDIPVVKGSALKALETDDPESAEAKCIWELMDAVDGYVPTPERDVDQPFLMPVEDVFSIEGRGTVVTGRVERGVVKVGEEVEIVGIRDTRKTTVTGVEMFRKLLDQGQAGDNIGCLLRGIKKDEVERGQVLAKPGTITPHKHFMAEVYVLSREEGGRHTGFISGYRPQFYFRTTDVTGSIKLPEGVQMVMPGDNVQMEVDLIMPIAMEKGLRFAIREGGRTVGAGTVTEILE; encoded by the coding sequence ATGGCCAAGGAAAAATTCGAGAGGACAAAGCCGCACGTGAACATCGGGACGATCGGGCACGTCGACCACGGGAAGACGACGCTGACGGCCGCGATCACGAAGGTGCTGGCGACGAAGGGCGGAGCCGAGTTCCGTTCGTTCGATTCGATCGACAACGCGCCGGAGGAGAAGGCGAGGGGGATCACGATCGCGACGGCGCACGTCGAGTACCAGACGCCGGCGCGGCACTACGCGCACGTGGACTGTCCCGGGCACGCGGACTACATCAAGAACATGATCACGGGCGCGGCGCAGATGGACGGGGCGATTCTGGTGGTGTCGGCGGCGGACGGCCCGATGCCGCAGACGCGGGAGCACATTCTGCTGGCGAGGCAGGTTGGGGTTCCGGCGATCGTGGTGTTTCTGAACAAGGTGGACATGCTCGACGACCCGGAGCTGCTGGAGCTGGTGGAGATGGAGGTACGGGAGCTGCTGTCGAAGTACGAGTTTCCGGGGGACGACATTCCGGTGGTGAAGGGATCGGCGCTGAAGGCGCTGGAGACGGACGACCCCGAGTCGGCGGAGGCCAAGTGCATCTGGGAGCTGATGGACGCGGTGGACGGGTACGTGCCGACGCCGGAGCGGGACGTGGACCAGCCGTTTTTGATGCCGGTGGAGGACGTGTTTTCGATCGAAGGGCGGGGCACGGTGGTGACGGGCCGGGTGGAGCGTGGAGTGGTGAAGGTGGGGGAGGAAGTGGAGATCGTGGGGATCCGGGACACGCGCAAGACGACGGTGACGGGGGTGGAGATGTTCCGGAAGCTCCTGGACCAGGGGCAGGCGGGGGACAACATCGGGTGTCTGCTGCGGGGGATCAAGAAGGACGAGGTGGAGCGGGGCCAGGTGTTGGCGAAGCCGGGGACGATCACGCCGCACAAGCATTTCATGGCGGAGGTGTACGTGCTCAGCCGCGAGGAAGGCGGGCGGCACACCGGGTTCATCAGCGGGTACCGGCCGCAGTTTTATTTTCGGACGACGGACGTGACCGGGTCGATCAAGCTCCCCGAGGGGGTGCAGATGGTGATGCCCGGGGACAACGTGCAGATGGAAGTCGATCTGATCATGCCGATCGCGATGGAGAAGGGACTGCGGTTCGCCATCCGCGAGGGCGGCCGCACGGTCGGCGCCGGCACCGTCACCGAGATCTTGGAATAA
- a CDS encoding protein-L-isoaspartate(D-aspartate) O-methyltransferase has translation MSVTGKDIVRRPGRWAALSAAALALWSCGNGEPPPEPDWAAARSAMADLVQARGVEDPRVLAAMRTVPRHLFVPPEYRRFPGAYGDFPSPIGYGQTISQPYIVAYMTGRMNIRPREKVLEIGTGSGYQAAILAELGAEVYSVEIVPELAEHARRALGSAGYGDVRVLTGDGYRGWPEQAPFDVVIVTCAPAEIPPALVEQLAEGGRMILPVGEGVQRLVVLRKRGGEVTGEADIGVRFVPMVGGETR, from the coding sequence ATGAGCGTAACCGGTAAAGACATCGTCCGGCGCCCGGGTCGGTGGGCGGCCCTGTCGGCGGCGGCGCTGGCGCTCTGGTCCTGCGGGAACGGGGAGCCCCCCCCGGAACCGGACTGGGCCGCGGCGCGCTCCGCCATGGCGGACCTGGTCCAGGCCCGGGGAGTCGAGGACCCCCGGGTCCTGGCGGCGATGCGCACGGTCCCCCGCCATCTGTTCGTTCCCCCGGAATACCGCCGGTTTCCCGGAGCGTACGGGGATTTCCCCTCTCCCATCGGCTACGGGCAGACCATATCCCAACCCTATATCGTCGCCTACATGACCGGGCGGATGAACATCCGGCCCCGGGAAAAAGTCCTCGAAATCGGGACCGGCTCCGGCTACCAGGCCGCGATCCTGGCCGAATTGGGAGCCGAGGTCTATTCCGTGGAGATCGTCCCCGAACTGGCCGAGCACGCGCGCCGCGCCCTGGGCTCGGCCGGGTACGGCGACGTCCGGGTCCTGACCGGTGACGGCTACCGCGGTTGGCCCGAGCAGGCCCCTTTCGACGTCGTTATCGTCACCTGCGCCCCCGCCGAAATTCCTCCCGCCCTGGTCGAACAACTGGCGGAAGGCGGCCGGATGATCCTGCCGGTGGGGGAGGGGGTCCAGCGCCTGGTCGTTCTCCGTAAGCGGGGAGGGGAGGTCACGGGGGAGGCCGATATCGGGGTGCGGTTCGTCCCCATGGTCGGCGGGGAAACGCGCTGA
- a CDS encoding right-handed parallel beta-helix repeat-containing protein: protein MSRSAWNRKGPVVVVAAVFVLCFAPRGRAAITVDGYVFLEGETDHSGIEVEFQRTFPGPLTYTAFSEFSGYYGQVLEEGMYDVTYSREGYLPASFAEQTLYFGDITLPEVTLEKRGLSGPLSGTLAPGAYKIDADISVEFGSSLTIEPGTTLLFKQDCAFIVYGFLSAVGTEEDRVVFTRFTEGASWGGIKFTPSAADTGVISHALIQYSGDTGLRIQNCSPTVSFTEISGNSFSTPFVECEAGGLVLQSSSSVLDHLTVSHNSAGGGEWRAGGLCSAYGSPTIKNSLIADNTSSGEYGGGVHVNGGSPLFSNCVIRDNTAVRGGGVFVYGYSADPRFYGVLISGNRAGGSSGGGVYCQRGGGAFENVTVVDNFSAQAGGGICCYQNNRADFLNCIVARNDRDGIYCTGYGEGEEGPTIRYCDFYGNAGSNFNDAAGVLEEGVGVTVTVNANGDPCDAFFNIQLDPSFADVTAGDYRLRPGSVGVEAGRNSVNSSHDLDRNRRVWDGDGDGTSTIDQGAYEFGAPWRSPLVRRQSEGFDGFDLGARPADWTFTGCGDDSDVYGPPGYFGTGYPSLKLDAEGDAVMTVALRNPEEVFFWSRAVGSDAAGAVLVEEFYGSAWHGVAAVSSFPTAEGAGFGPYPLYGTASGVRFTYQRDEGNLAFDDVGFFCLPTITPVPTPSAVPTASPVPSATPAPTGSPTPPTHLIIDEGFDGFDLGLRPAGWTFWNCGQDSDAATDAQDAGRAPPSIRLTGSGKYIETGTFGIGRREWLTFWIRGEGTDVTATLLVDEYYESGWARAATVSGFGEIPMIMGPYAVPAEMIRIRFTFVSGEGALYFDDVRLTGEATPSPRPTPSAAPSPRPTASPVPSPSPPPPATPTPAPVRPAVVGDYSGDGTSDIAVFDPSSGLWVVRGCTRAYFGAAADRIVPRDYTGDGTWEFAVYRPFLGKWMIRGYTSLFYGCATDLAVPSDYDGDGTADIALFRPGTAKWLVRGRAPIYFGMSSDTVVPGDYDGDGTADPAVFRPSIGKWMAGSGLQVYHGTAADTVVPGDYTGDGTWNCAVFRPSSGRWLVRDGPSAYWGGEADTVQPADYDGDGTWDLAVFRSSVGRWLVRGRTGVYFGTSADLPATNP from the coding sequence ATGAGTCGGTCAGCGTGGAACCGGAAAGGACCGGTCGTCGTGGTGGCGGCCGTGTTCGTTCTTTGCTTCGCTCCCCGGGGCCGGGCCGCGATCACGGTCGACGGTTACGTTTTCCTGGAAGGGGAAACCGATCACTCCGGGATCGAGGTCGAATTTCAAAGGACGTTTCCCGGTCCGTTGACGTACACCGCCTTCAGCGAATTCAGCGGTTACTACGGCCAGGTGCTGGAGGAAGGGATGTACGACGTCACCTATTCCCGGGAGGGGTACCTGCCGGCCTCGTTTGCCGAGCAGACCCTCTATTTCGGAGACATCACGCTCCCCGAAGTCACCCTGGAGAAGAGAGGATTGAGCGGGCCGCTTTCCGGGACCCTCGCCCCGGGAGCCTACAAGATCGACGCGGACATCTCCGTCGAATTCGGTTCCTCGCTCACGATCGAGCCGGGAACGACCCTGCTGTTCAAGCAGGACTGCGCCTTCATCGTCTACGGGTTCCTCTCGGCGGTGGGGACCGAGGAAGACCGCGTCGTCTTCACCCGGTTTACCGAGGGAGCGAGCTGGGGAGGGATCAAATTCACGCCCTCGGCCGCGGATACGGGCGTGATTTCCCACGCCCTCATCCAGTACAGCGGCGACACCGGCCTGAGGATACAGAACTGCAGCCCGACCGTGTCGTTCACCGAGATCAGCGGCAACAGTTTCTCCACGCCCTTCGTTGAATGCGAAGCCGGAGGGCTCGTCCTCCAGTCCAGCTCCTCGGTCCTGGATCACCTCACCGTCAGCCACAACTCGGCCGGGGGGGGGGAATGGCGGGCGGGCGGGCTCTGCTCGGCCTACGGCTCCCCGACCATCAAAAACTCCCTGATCGCCGACAACACCAGTTCGGGCGAATACGGCGGCGGCGTTCATGTCAACGGGGGCAGCCCCCTCTTCAGCAACTGCGTCATCCGGGACAACACGGCCGTTCGGGGGGGCGGGGTGTTCGTCTACGGCTACTCCGCGGACCCGCGGTTCTACGGCGTGCTGATTTCCGGGAACCGGGCCGGCGGTTCCTCCGGCGGCGGGGTCTATTGTCAGCGCGGCGGCGGTGCATTCGAGAACGTGACCGTCGTCGACAACTTCTCGGCGCAGGCCGGAGGGGGCATCTGCTGCTACCAGAACAACCGGGCCGATTTTCTCAACTGCATCGTCGCGCGCAACGACCGGGACGGCATCTATTGCACGGGGTACGGGGAGGGGGAGGAAGGCCCCACCATCCGTTACTGTGATTTCTACGGCAACGCCGGCTCCAACTTCAACGACGCCGCCGGCGTCCTGGAGGAAGGCGTCGGGGTAACCGTGACCGTCAACGCCAACGGCGATCCCTGCGACGCCTTCTTCAACATTCAGCTGGACCCGTCGTTCGCGGATGTCACGGCCGGCGACTACCGGCTTCGGCCGGGCAGCGTCGGCGTCGAGGCGGGTCGCAACAGCGTCAATTCCAGCCACGACCTGGATCGGAACCGCAGGGTCTGGGACGGCGACGGCGACGGGACCTCCACGATCGACCAGGGGGCGTACGAGTTCGGCGCCCCCTGGCGTTCTCCCCTGGTCCGGCGCCAGAGCGAGGGCTTCGACGGATTCGATCTCGGTGCCCGTCCCGCGGACTGGACGTTTACCGGTTGCGGGGACGACTCGGACGTCTACGGGCCGCCCGGTTATTTCGGGACCGGGTACCCCTCCCTGAAGCTTGACGCCGAGGGGGACGCGGTCATGACCGTGGCCCTGCGGAACCCCGAGGAAGTGTTTTTCTGGAGCCGGGCCGTGGGCTCCGATGCCGCCGGCGCCGTTTTGGTCGAAGAATTCTACGGGTCGGCCTGGCACGGGGTCGCAGCCGTATCTTCCTTCCCCACCGCCGAAGGCGCTGGATTCGGACCGTACCCGCTCTACGGGACGGCCAGCGGAGTCAGGTTCACCTACCAGCGGGACGAAGGCAACCTGGCCTTCGACGACGTGGGGTTCTTCTGCCTGCCCACCATCACCCCCGTCCCCACTCCCTCGGCCGTTCCCACCGCCAGCCCCGTACCCAGCGCCACCCCCGCCCCCACCGGTTCCCCGACTCCGCCGACCCACCTGATCATCGACGAGGGCTTCGACGGGTTCGACCTGGGCCTCCGGCCGGCCGGCTGGACGTTCTGGAATTGCGGCCAGGACAGCGACGCGGCCACGGACGCCCAGGACGCCGGACGCGCCCCCCCCTCGATCCGGCTGACCGGGAGCGGCAAGTACATCGAAACGGGGACGTTCGGCATCGGGCGCAGGGAGTGGCTGACGTTCTGGATCCGCGGGGAGGGGACGGACGTCACCGCCACGCTCCTGGTGGACGAATACTACGAGTCCGGATGGGCCCGGGCCGCCACCGTCAGCGGTTTCGGGGAAATCCCCATGATCATGGGTCCGTACGCGGTGCCCGCGGAAATGATCCGAATCAGATTCACCTTCGTATCGGGGGAGGGGGCCTTGTATTTCGACGACGTCCGGCTGACGGGAGAGGCGACTCCTTCGCCTCGTCCCACCCCTTCGGCCGCGCCATCCCCCCGCCCCACCGCTTCTCCCGTCCCTTCGCCTTCGCCCCCGCCTCCGGCCACGCCGACTCCCGCTCCCGTCCGTCCCGCCGTCGTGGGCGACTATTCCGGCGACGGCACTTCGGACATCGCCGTCTTCGACCCCTCTTCGGGGCTCTGGGTCGTCCGGGGATGTACGCGGGCATACTTCGGCGCCGCCGCCGACCGGATCGTCCCCCGGGACTATACCGGGGACGGAACCTGGGAGTTCGCCGTCTACCGCCCGTTCCTGGGGAAGTGGATGATAAGGGGATACACCTCCCTCTTCTACGGGTGCGCGACCGACCTGGCCGTTCCGTCCGACTATGACGGCGACGGCACCGCCGACATCGCGCTTTTCCGGCCCGGAACGGCGAAATGGCTCGTCAGAGGCAGGGCCCCGATCTATTTCGGAATGTCGAGCGACACGGTCGTGCCCGGCGATTACGACGGTGACGGGACCGCCGACCCCGCGGTCTTCCGGCCCTCGATCGGCAAGTGGATGGCCGGGAGCGGGCTTCAGGTTTACCACGGGACCGCCGCCGATACGGTCGTCCCCGGCGATTACACCGGCGACGGAACCTGGAATTGCGCGGTCTTCCGGCCCTCCTCCGGCCGCTGGTTGGTCAGGGACGGACCCTCGGCGTACTGGGGAGGCGAGGCCGACACGGTTCAGCCGGCGGATTACGACGGTGACGGAACGTGGGATTTGGCGGTCTTCCGATCCTCGGTGGGCAGATGGCTGGTCCGGGGACGGACCGGCGTCTACTTCGGAACCTCCGCCGACCTCCCCGCGACCAATCCCTGA
- a CDS encoding NAD(P)H-hydrate dehydratase, which yields MKAVTPGQMREIDRRAIEDYGIPGRELMERAGIAVSAEVSALLESTGLHGPVVVLAGPGNNGGDALVSARYLRGAGIEVRIWLLASPERMGAETAANLERLRAGGGNWKLLDEDGFPECIEDLSSASLAVDGIFGTGFRGGMEGMSARAVLLLDELGTAAVAIDIPSGLDGETGSVSGPAVRALKTVTMGLPKTGLFRGSGLEYAGAVTVADIGLPPELVETVETPVEMLIPSDVAPFLPPRSRISHKGDYGKVLIVAGSPGMTGAAILASRAALRSGAGLVTVACPRSLVPTVAAGTAEVMTLPLPEGEDGAVSPDAGGPVLEFLAAADAAVVGPGLSRGPGPARLTADLIAASPVPLILDADALAVVARDRSLLSRAASPLVLTPHPGEMARLDGTSAAEVNADREGIARRFAAEHGVTLVLKGAGTVVAPPAGPVMVNPTGNPGMATAGSGDVLAGMVGAFIGQGMSAAAAAVTGVFLHGLAGDIAVSAVGERAMIASDIIARIPAAFESLGAV from the coding sequence ATGAAAGCAGTCACTCCCGGGCAGATGCGAGAGATCGACCGCCGGGCGATCGAGGACTACGGGATTCCCGGGCGGGAACTGATGGAGCGGGCCGGCATCGCCGTCAGCGCCGAAGTCTCCGCCCTCCTGGAATCGACGGGGCTCCACGGCCCGGTGGTGGTCCTGGCCGGTCCCGGCAACAACGGCGGCGACGCCCTGGTCTCCGCCCGGTACCTGCGCGGCGCCGGGATCGAGGTCCGGATCTGGCTCCTGGCTTCCCCGGAGAGGATGGGGGCGGAGACGGCGGCCAACCTCGAGCGGTTGCGCGCGGGCGGGGGCAACTGGAAACTGCTGGACGAGGACGGCTTCCCCGAGTGCATCGAGGACCTCTCCTCCGCCTCCCTGGCCGTGGACGGCATCTTCGGGACCGGTTTCCGGGGCGGGATGGAGGGCATGAGCGCCCGGGCCGTTCTGCTGCTCGATGAACTGGGAACGGCCGCGGTCGCGATCGATATCCCCTCGGGGTTGGACGGGGAGACCGGGTCCGTCTCCGGCCCGGCGGTCCGCGCGCTCAAGACCGTGACCATGGGACTGCCCAAGACCGGCCTTTTCCGGGGAAGCGGGTTGGAATACGCCGGCGCGGTCACGGTGGCCGACATCGGTCTTCCCCCGGAGCTGGTGGAAACCGTCGAAACCCCGGTGGAGATGCTGATCCCCTCCGACGTCGCCCCCTTTCTCCCGCCCCGGTCCCGGATATCCCATAAGGGGGATTACGGAAAGGTTCTGATCGTGGCCGGCTCGCCGGGGATGACCGGGGCCGCGATTCTTGCTTCCCGGGCGGCCCTGCGCTCGGGCGCGGGCCTGGTCACCGTGGCCTGTCCCCGCTCCCTGGTTCCGACCGTCGCCGCCGGCACCGCCGAGGTTATGACCCTTCCCCTGCCCGAAGGGGAAGACGGGGCCGTCTCCCCCGACGCCGGCGGTCCGGTCCTGGAATTTCTCGCCGCCGCGGACGCGGCCGTGGTCGGTCCCGGTCTCTCCCGCGGACCGGGCCCGGCCCGGCTGACGGCGGACCTGATCGCCGCGTCTCCCGTTCCCCTGATCCTGGATGCCGACGCCCTCGCCGTCGTGGCCCGGGACCGCTCGCTGCTCTCCCGCGCCGCCTCCCCTCTGGTGCTTACTCCCCACCCCGGGGAGATGGCCCGGCTCGACGGCACGAGCGCCGCCGAAGTCAACGCCGACCGGGAGGGGATCGCCCGGCGTTTCGCGGCCGAGCACGGGGTCACCCTGGTCCTCAAGGGGGCCGGCACCGTGGTCGCCCCCCCGGCGGGGCCGGTCATGGTCAACCCCACCGGCAATCCGGGGATGGCGACCGCCGGCAGCGGGGACGTCCTGGCCGGGATGGTGGGAGCCTTCATCGGGCAGGGGATGTCGGCGGCGGCCGCGGCGGTGACCGGGGTCTTTCTGCACGGGTTGGCCGGGGATATCGCCGTCTCCGCGGTGGGGGAGCGGGCGATGATCGCCTCCGATATCATCGCCCGCATCCCCGCCGCTTTCGAGTCCCTCGGCGCCGTCTGA
- a CDS encoding CdaR family protein, with protein MIAARDFSAWARHNLWLKIFALAGALVLWYMGSREVYVPETVEVPVELDLPEGYTAVSVTPPAVRVEVEYPKDGEVPDVNSLRVVHTIGSGVEPGVIAFNLTAADIRTPSRVRFTSVSPSGIRVRVDRMTEKVLPVKIVYTGRPRSGYRIEDTSISPSEILVPGPESLLNEMKEIKTRPLSVLGRSVSFGASATLEPLPGYTGKVPLAVNVYTTIGPELKQKRFADIPVRVMMGAGNPEGVILDPDRVTVVLSGRERDIDSAAPGDISAYIEVIGLASGTYELPLKTRLPPGLNLDRAEPRTIRVTTERSAPVPL; from the coding sequence ATGATCGCGGCACGGGATTTTTCGGCCTGGGCGCGCCACAACCTCTGGCTCAAGATCTTCGCCCTGGCGGGCGCGCTGGTTCTCTGGTACATGGGCTCCCGGGAAGTCTATGTCCCGGAAACGGTCGAGGTTCCGGTGGAACTGGACCTGCCCGAAGGCTATACGGCGGTTTCCGTTACCCCCCCCGCGGTCCGGGTGGAGGTGGAGTATCCCAAGGACGGAGAGGTCCCCGACGTCAACTCCCTGCGGGTCGTCCATACCATCGGGTCCGGAGTGGAGCCGGGCGTCATCGCCTTCAACCTGACCGCCGCCGACATCCGGACCCCCTCCCGGGTCCGGTTCACTTCCGTCTCTCCTTCCGGGATCCGGGTGCGCGTGGACCGGATGACCGAAAAGGTCCTCCCGGTCAAGATCGTCTATACCGGGAGGCCCCGTTCGGGCTACCGCATCGAGGATACCAGCATCTCTCCATCCGAAATTCTGGTCCCGGGGCCCGAGAGCCTGCTCAACGAAATGAAGGAAATCAAGACCCGTCCCCTTTCGGTTCTGGGTCGGTCGGTTTCTTTCGGCGCTTCGGCGACCCTGGAACCCCTTCCCGGTTATACCGGCAAAGTTCCCCTGGCGGTCAACGTCTACACCACCATCGGCCCGGAGTTGAAGCAGAAGCGGTTTGCCGATATCCCGGTGCGGGTGATGATGGGGGCCGGAAACCCCGAGGGCGTGATTCTCGACCCCGACCGGGTCACCGTCGTTCTCAGCGGCCGGGAGCGCGATATCGACTCGGCGGCTCCCGGCGACATCAGCGCCTACATCGAAGTGATCGGGCTCGCTTCCGGGACCTACGAACTCCCCCTTAAAACCAGGCTGCCGCCGGGTCTCAATCTGGATCGGGCCGAACCCCGGACCATTCGGGTCACCACCGAGCGCTCGGCCCCCGTTCCTCTCTGA